One region of Cucurbita pepo subsp. pepo cultivar mu-cu-16 chromosome LG03, ASM280686v2, whole genome shotgun sequence genomic DNA includes:
- the LOC111790486 gene encoding CBL-interacting serine/threonine-protein kinase 7-like, with protein MKPGLRPTPAAVPRSAGTTLLGKYGLGRLLGRGSFAKVYQAVSLADNSIVAVKIIDKSKTVGATLERCIVREIAAMRRLDHHPNILKIHEVMATKSKIYLVVEFAAGGELLAKISRRGRFTETVARRYFQQLVSALKFCHENGVVHRDVKPQNLLLDEQGNLKISDFGLSALPEKLKDELLHTACGTPAYSAPEVMIRRGNRGYDGGKADAWSCGVILFVMLSGFLPFEESNLAAMYKKIHRREFQIPKWISKPVRFLIYHLLDPNPETRMSIEALMQNPWFKKSLPRKQSNESLMQSMKNYRLGKERGIGEMNAFDIISMSSGLDLSGLFETTEKRAERRFTSRATVREVEERVREIGGVLGYEVEAVAVAKGGAIGMGKGRVVVVVEVVEMAVAPVTLTMVEVRVIKGGEEFEELHWRCFEAKLEGFAVPWQMKCNL; from the coding sequence ATGAAACCAGGGCTCCGGCCCACTCCGGCTGCAGTTCCGCGATCTGCCGGCACCACCCTTCTCGGGAAGTACGGCTTAGGCCGTCTTCTCGGCCGTGGAAGCTTCGCCAAAGTCTACCAAGCAGTTTCCTTAGCCGATAATTCCATCGTCGCCGTCAAAATTATCGACAAATCCAAAACCGTCGGCGCAACCCTTGAACGATGTATAGTCCGGGAGATCGCCGCCATGCGCCGACTCGATCACCACCCAAACATTCTGAAAATCCACGAAGTCATGGCCACCAAGTCCAAAATCTACCTGGTGGTCGAATTCGCCGCCGGAGGCGAACTCTTGGCGAAAATCTCCCGACGTGGACGTTTCACGGAAACCGTTGCTCGCCGGTACTTTCAACAACTCGTCTCGGCCCTGAAATTCTGCCATGAAAATGGCGTTGTTCACCGCGATGTGAAACCGCAGAATCTTTTGCTAGACGAACAGGGCAATTTGAAAATCTCCGATTTTGGACTCTCTGCTTTACCcgaaaaactcaaagatgaATTGCTTCACACGGCTTGCGGAACTCCGGCATACTCAGCGCCGGAGGTCATGATCCGACGCGGAAACAGGGGATATGACGGAGGAAAGGCGGACGCCTggtcttgtggagtgattttaTTCGTAATGCTCTCTGGGTTTCTCCCTTTCGAGGAAAGTAACCTTGCGGCAATGTACAAGAAGATCCACCGTCGAGAATTTCAAATCCCTAAATGGATTTCGAAACCGGTCCGATTCTTAATTTATCACCTCCTCGATCCGAATCCCGAAACGAGGATGAGCATTGAGGCGCTAATGCAAAACCCTTGGTTCAAGAAATCGCTACCACGGAAACAGAGTAACGAGAGCCTGATGCAGTCGATGAAGAATTATCGATTGGGGAAAGAGAGGGGAATAGGGGAAATGAACGCGTTCGATATAATTTCGATGTCATCGGGGTTGGATTTATCGGGGCTGTTTGAAACGACGGAGAAGAGGGCGGAGAGGAGGTTTACGTCGAGGGCGACGGTGAGGGAGGTGGAAGAGAGGGTGAGGGAGATCGGCGGGGTGTTGGGGTATGAGGTGGAGGCGGTGGCTGTGGCGAAGGGAGGGGCGATCGGAATGGGGAAGGGgagggtggtggtggtggtggaagTGGTGGAGATGGCGGTGGCGCCGGTGACATTGACGATGGTGGAGGTGAGGGTGATAAAAGGAGGGGaggaatttgaagaactcCATTGGAGATGCTTTGAAGCTAAACTTGAAGGATTTGCTGTTCCATGGCAGATGAAATGTAATCTGTGA